GTTGGCCACAGCGTCGAGCGTCTTGCCGTCGGTGAGCGCGTTTACGCACAAGCCTTTATGAACGATAAGGGCGGTTCCTACGCGCAATATGTCGTCGTATCCGAAAAGACGGTCGCGCCAGTACCTGATGGCTTCGATATGCTGATGGCGGGTGGATTGCCCATTGCTGGTGCGACGGCGCTACGAAATTTGGAGGCGCTAGGAACAGGCGAGGAGACCAGCTTGATGCTGTGGGGCGCGAGCGGCGGTGTGGGTCACGTTGCGCTTCAACTCGCCAAGCGTATGGGCGCGCGTGTTTTCGCCATTGCATCGGGCGCAGACGGCGTAGAGTTAGCAAAGCAGTTGAGCACCGATGAAGCAGTGGACGGACACAGCAACGACATTGTGCAGCGTGCCTGCGCCTTCGCACCCGACGGCTTTGATGCCGCGCTGGTGCTGGTGGGCGGCGACGAAGTTCAATCCACACTGAGTTTGGTGCGTCAGGGCGGAGTTATCGCCTTTCCTAACGGCGTGATGCCCGAACCTAAAGCGCCTGATGGTGTGGAACTCAAGAAGGAAAATGGCTTCGCTGACCCGATGTTGTTTGACCAACTCAACCGATTGATGGGCATCGGTGAGTTTCAAGTTCACATCGCGCAAACGTTTCCGATTGAAGATGCTGCACAAGCGCAAGAAGCGATGAAAAAGCATTATCTGGGCAAAATCGTATTGCGCGTGAGCGGCGAATAAGAGCCTATCGAAAGAATGTCGCTATATGTTGTGACCTACAATTTTCTCGTTTTGGCACAGTCCTGCCTATTACACTCAAGTAAATGCAACTGGTTTCATAACAAGAGGTAAAAATCATGATACTTGAAAATAAGGTGGCTTTAGGACAAGTACTTTTCGCCGGAGGATCGGGCGTCGTGGGGCGCGCTGCCGTCAGGTGGTTCCGTGAGAGGCACCCCAGCGTTCGAGTGCTCGTCGGAGGACGAAACCTGCAAGCGGCAGGCGAAATTGCCCAGGCGGTGGGCGCTGCCGAAGCCGTTGCCATAGATATCGATAAGCCCCGCTTGGGCCTCGGTGGCGATGTCGCCGTCGCTGCCGTGGTCATGTTGGCTCCCGAAGCCGGACTCAAAGGACTGAGCTACGCGCAGGACTTGGGCGTCCCTTACCTGAACATCAACACTGGCCTCACCGAACTCGGTCCCGAGTTGGCGCTGTTCGCGCATCGTGCGACCGCAGCACCCGTCGTGCTCGCCAGTCACTGGATGGCCGGTGCGGCCGCGTTTCTAGCGCTGAACAGCGCCAAAGGCTTTGAGAGCATCCAATCCATCAGGATCGGAGCAATCCTCGACGAGAAGGATCCAGCCGGTCCATCGTCGCTCGAAGACATGGAGCGGGTACACGAGAAGGCTCCCGCCGCACTGGTATTCGAGGGTGGGCGGCGCGTATGGCTGTCCGGCGACGCCGCAAAGGGCAAGGTCGAATCAGTCGATGGTCGATCGCTCGATGCCACCGCATTTTCCTCGTTCGATATCGTGAGCCTCCATGCCGCCACCGGGGCGTCGGATGTACGCTTCGACTTGGTGACCGACGAATCGTCCAGTCGCCGCCGGGGCGGTGAGGCGGCGGCCGAGATCGTCGTCGAGATCGAGGGCGAGGCCGATGGTCGAACGAAGCGTTCGCGATCAATGCTGGAGTTCAAGCATGGCGCATGCTCACTCACGGCTCTCAGCGTCGTTCTTTCTCTCGCGGCGGTATTGGGACTCAACGACCGTTCTCCTGCCCGCCCAGGGCTTTACCTACCCGAGCTACTCTCGGATGCCAGATGGTTCTTGGATGAACTCCGCAGTGCGGGAGCGACTATCTACGAAGACTCTAAGTAGTCTCTTCGACCAGATAGCCAGCGCTCGGCTTATAGATGCAAAAGCTGTTCTACGCTGAGACAGCTAAGCTCCAGGAATAACTCTTGACAAACTCCTAGATAATAAGTCAGGAATTAGTGCAGATGATATTTATTTTTTAATTGCTAGTGAGCATATATATGTAAACTTAGAATCAGAACTACTAGTTGAGCCAGAACAATGTAAAGTGTTTTGCGACGAAGAATGTGCAAAAGCTTATAAATTTATTTTTTTGTCGTCAAGCCAGAAAGATACAATAAGTTCACCTATTATAGACTTAATGAGCAATACGAGAATCAGCTGGGATAGTAAAAACTATACGCTGATTCAGATTGGTCATACAGAAATAACATTACGTGCCGATTCAGGAGAGTTTAAGGTGTTTACTTCGCCATAAACGTGCTTGGTGTCCCTTTTGTTATCAAGAATGGCGTGATAATAGTAAGAGTATTTATGAGCCACTTATTTGGTGTATCAATGTAGTTGAAATTTGTCCCATCCACAATCACACGTTTGTGTCTGTATGTCCTCATTGTTTGACTCAACCATCCCGTCGAATGTGTTCGATCGCAACAATCAGCGCATCCAACATGACATCATAGCTTTGGTCGGTAGAGCGTTCCAAAGTCATTAGCCCTGCTTGCTCAACTGCAATAAATCCGTAAATTGCAGCATTCAACATCCGCATCACATCAATTAACTGAGTATCGGTTAAGTCATAAGCATTCAAAGCTTGGCGAAGGAAATTTAGGAGTTGCTGAATAATTGCACCTGCTTCCGGATCGCTAGGCTGAAGTTGAACTTGCATCATCACTTGATAACGAGCGGGATAGGTTTTAGCAAAGTTACGGGCAAAATGTCCCAACTGTTTCAGCAAATCTGGAGTGATTGAGCGTTCAGCAATCATCTGCTGACACTGAGTTAAGTACTGTCGCCATAGTTCTATGACTGTTGCTCGCTGCAAATCCGCATTATTCTCCAAATGCTTGTAAATAGCAGGTGGTTTAATGCCTAAAAAGCGAGCGACTCGACTAACCCCAAGCGCCGATGCTCCATCGCGATCAATGCAACAGATAGCTGCAGCAATAATATCCTGCCGTGATAATGATTTTTCCTTTACTGGACGACCCATAGTTGATAAATTAGTTAAAGTCTTTAACTAAAAGTGAATATAATTAACTTTATCAAGCCTTGGCGTTTGACGAATGAGGAGAAATTGACTTATGAGTGACTTAGTTTTCCTATCTGCCCATCAACTGGCTCAAATGATTCGCGATCGCATTGTTTCTGCTGTTGAAGTTACCGAGGCTTATCTAGCTCAAATCGCTAAACATAACGCGAAGTTAAATGCGATTTGCACGTTGGATGAAGATAATGCCCGAGCCAGAGCCAAGCTTGCAGATGAAGCCTTAGCCAGAGGAGAAAATTGGGGTGCTTTGCATGGCGTTCCCATCACGATTAAAGATATTTTTGAAACTGCCGGACTCCGCACTACAGCTGGTTACATTCCCCTCAAAGACTACATTCCTCAACAGGATGCAACTGTTGTTGCTCGGCTTCGGGCAGCCGGAGCCATCATCCTGGGAAAAACAAATATGGCAGAGCTAGCTGGTGATTTTCAGAGTACGAATTCTCTCTTCCCACAGGTGAATAATCCCTGGAATGTTAATTACACAGCAGGTGGTAGTTCAGGAGGTAGTGCTGCTGCTGTTGCTGGCGGACTCTCATCGTTAGATATCAGCAACGATATTGCTGGTTCCGTGCGCCAACCCGCTCATTTCTGTGGTGTCTATGGTTTAAAACCCACAGATCGCCGTATCTCCACAGCCGGAGCAATTCCAGAAGTACCAGGAATGCCCTATTGTCTCCGACAAATGATAACTGTAGGCTGTTTTGCTCGCTCGCTCAAAGACATTCAAATCTGCTTTTCACTAATTGCTGGAGCCGATCTTCGCCGTCCTGATGTGCCGCCAATTTCGCTGGATACGCCCTCTGGTAAGTCTTTAAAAGACCTCAAAATTGCTTGGATTGATGAATGGGTGGAAGTCCCTGTAAATTCTGAAATTCGATCCGCAATGCAGGTAATTGCACAAAAACTTTCTCAAGAGGGTGCTTGTGTTGAACGCTGGCTTCTTAAAGATTTCGATCTATCGACAGTATGGAACTTATATGGACGGATAGCAGCTTACATTAACAACTACGCCCAACCCAAGGATCGCTATAATATTCGACGCAGCTTTGAATTACTCTTTCGCACAGCCACTCAAGGCGACAAGAAACTCCGAGAATTAGGGAATTTCAGCCGCTTTCTACCCGAACTTCTAAATCCCAGTTTAAGAGGATATTTTGAAACTCTTACCGAGCGCGATCGCTTCATTGCCCAAATGGACTCTGCTTTGGAATCATGGGATGTGTGGCTCACTCCTGTAGCGGCAACTCCAGCATTTACCCATCGTCCAGCTTGGAGTGCTATTGACATTGAGGGCAAGCCCTATCCTCATGGAATCGCCAATGGAGCCTACACCATACCATTTAATCTTAGCGGTCATCCTGCTGTAGTGATTCCCATTGGGCAAACTCAGAATAGTTTACCAATTGGACTGCAAATTGTTGGGAAGCGATGGCGAGAGATGGAATTGTTGGCAATCGCTGAAGAACTTAACAAAGTGGTTGGTAATTTCCAACATCCATCTGGCTATTGAATATTTATTCTAATAAGGAAATTAAACTATTGCCCGTTTGAAAAGCCCTGAAGCAAACGTTGGAAATTCAGTGTTAATTTGGGCTGCTTGGGCGATTTGCACCAGTCGTTCTGTGGCTTCAACAGAAATTTTCACTGGACTTTCAGAGATTGCATAGTTACCCGACTGGATAACCGCACCTTTGTGTTTAAGCACTGTATTATTGTTTACACAAAAAGTTAATAATATATCT
This genomic interval from Scytonema hofmannii PCC 7110 contains the following:
- a CDS encoding TetR/AcrR family transcriptional regulator; translated protein: MGRPVKEKSLSRQDIIAAAICCIDRDGASALGVSRVARFLGIKPPAIYKHLENNADLQRATVIELWRQYLTQCQQMIAERSITPDLLKQLGHFARNFAKTYPARYQVMMQVQLQPSDPEAGAIIQQLLNFLRQALNAYDLTDTQLIDVMRMLNAAIYGFIAVEQAGLMTLERSTDQSYDVMLDALIVAIEHIRRDG
- a CDS encoding quinone oxidoreductase family protein, with protein sequence MRNIPQQMKAMAVDEFGGPEKLTLHTLPVPAVDAGEVLIRIKTAGVGIWDVMEREGELVYNEVHFPRVLGGECAGTIAAVGHSVERLAVGERVYAQAFMNDKGGSYAQYVVVSEKTVAPVPDGFDMLMAGGLPIAGATALRNLEALGTGEETSLMLWGASGGVGHVALQLAKRMGARVFAIASGADGVELAKQLSTDEAVDGHSNDIVQRACAFAPDGFDAALVLVGGDEVQSTLSLVRQGGVIAFPNGVMPEPKAPDGVELKKENGFADPMLFDQLNRLMGIGEFQVHIAQTFPIEDAAQAQEAMKKHYLGKIVLRVSGE
- a CDS encoding amidase, whose translation is MSDLVFLSAHQLAQMIRDRIVSAVEVTEAYLAQIAKHNAKLNAICTLDEDNARARAKLADEALARGENWGALHGVPITIKDIFETAGLRTTAGYIPLKDYIPQQDATVVARLRAAGAIILGKTNMAELAGDFQSTNSLFPQVNNPWNVNYTAGGSSGGSAAAVAGGLSSLDISNDIAGSVRQPAHFCGVYGLKPTDRRISTAGAIPEVPGMPYCLRQMITVGCFARSLKDIQICFSLIAGADLRRPDVPPISLDTPSGKSLKDLKIAWIDEWVEVPVNSEIRSAMQVIAQKLSQEGACVERWLLKDFDLSTVWNLYGRIAAYINNYAQPKDRYNIRRSFELLFRTATQGDKKLRELGNFSRFLPELLNPSLRGYFETLTERDRFIAQMDSALESWDVWLTPVAATPAFTHRPAWSAIDIEGKPYPHGIANGAYTIPFNLSGHPAVVIPIGQTQNSLPIGLQIVGKRWREMELLAIAEELNKVVGNFQHPSGY
- a CDS encoding TniQ family protein, encoding MPIQESLRCLLRHKRAWCPFCYQEWRDNSKSIYEPLIWCINVVEICPIHNHTFVSVCPHCLTQPSRRMCSIATISASNMTS